The genomic segment GTCGGCGGCGGCGCTGGATACGTACAGTTGGGGATGTTGATGCCGGCGGGGACGCCGCTGCTGGCGAAGGTGAGCACGTCCAGCGAGGTGAAGTCCGGCTTGAGGAAGGTGTCCTTCTCAAAGTCCCGGGGCCACGGCAGCTCGGGCAGCAGCACCTCGGCCGAGCTCACCAGCTCGGCGAAGCGCTCGCTCATGGCCTTGTTCACCACTGCCACGAAGCCTGGGCGGACAAGGACACGGGTCAACGGCTAGCTGGGAAGACAAGCTCAACCACCAGGGTATCTGCAGATTCCAGCAAGTCAAAAGACTTTTTAATACCaacttgaatgaaatttaagacctaaaacacgcAATGGTGGGGGGGATCCTGCTGTATTATAACCCAAGCATAGCGTGCGTGTCACacaatgagactcattcaccTACACATTGTCGCAGACTAATAAGCAAGCACGCAGATAATCATTtgtatatgcagctagcaagaaagaacCCTCTCTATACGTCCTTCCTGAAAAGTCCAACGAGAAAAATaatgccccgacaaatttaagaccttgagttacagtatttaagaccagcatataaCATTTGgaacgaatttaagacttttcaaGGCCTTacatttagaaacatgaatttaagactttttaagacttttaaggatgcgcggacaccctgGCTACAGTGTGTGTTGGTCTCGGGTGGAGAAGGACCCGCTAAATtgataatattttttaataaccaGCTATTAATTACCGCATTAAAAAGGGAGCTTACCTTCAAACTCTCCCCTGGAGCCATAGGGGTCCCTGTAGCTCTCTATGAAACCTATGtaactgagaggaggaggagggaaacatAAGGTCAATATAACACCAGGTTAGTTTCACTGGAATCGATGTCTTAACCACAACAAAGAACATGCCATAATAGCACTGCTTCAGTAGGTTGGTACTAAAAAGGGGCAGATGTTCAACATTCCATGAGCCTATTCCTCGAGGGAAATGGTCCAGGATGTGGAAAAAATGTGATGATTCAGTTAAGAGATCTTGTGATTCAGATGCATGTACCTCTCAACGGTTGGCCCCTTGTCTTTGATCCAGAAGCGCGAGCCCTCCTTGTGTGCGTCGATGGAGCCGAAGGTGAAGCTTCGCCGGTACCCCTCCAGCATCTTCTCCTGGTTCTCACTGGCAGCATGGGCCTGTCCATTGGGCAGGGTTCatgaggagatggagggcaGAAATGTTCCGAGTTGAGGAAGGACATTTCGTTGGACTTTGACAGAGCCTGTGTCCGGTTCTTTGCCCGTGTACGTCATGTTCTTGAAACAATAACTTGAGGAATTTTTTACAGCGCTAAAGTGACCAAATGACCATGCACTTTGTTCCAAATATGTTGTCACTATAAACTGCACCCCTTTAGGAATACTATTTTTCATTTAACATCTACAAAAATGTAAACCTAAGACACATTTGCAAATTAcacaaataaatgtatgcagAGTTTGCTCTGGGAATCGTGCTAATCTGGGATCAatacgcaccccccccccccccccaaccctgaccctaactatGCTCACACAAACAGCCGCCCCCTCACCTGGGCCTTTTCGAGGTAGTGGCTGACTCTCTCCATGATCTGGGCGTAGTCCCCCCTCTTCACTGTGAACTCTTTGTCTTCAAAGCTGAAGCTGCCGCAGcgcgtctccccctctccgtcgaCGGCGCAGTCTGCACGGCCAAACAGTCAACACCTTGTTTCAGGCAATCCGCACAACGAATGACCCCAACCCGTGTGCCTCAACAACGCAAGTATGGTAGCCATACTGGGATTGATCAAAGATTCAAAACAAACGCTGTTGACCCTTATGCAACCCTTatacatttaacacacacacacagtacctgaCGTCACTGCCGACGCCAGGCGCACCTCGTAGCTCATCTTCCCCCCCTTCTCCGTTTTGAACAGGCGTGTGTTGTAGGCAGACAGGTTCtatgggcgcacacacacacacacacacacacacacacacacacacacacacacacacacacacacacacacacacacacacacacacacacacacacacacacacacacacacacacacacacacacacacacacacgtttaacaTGACCCCAGTCTGCAAACAAGGTGGTTGCCTTTCAAGGTGGAGCATGCTCAAAGAACACTGCCCCATGCAATAAACCGCTCATTAACTTGCTCATTAATTTGTTGCGATTCAATGTCAGATTCGGAAATCTGGCATGATTTATACTGTATGAAGGAACTGGGTGAGCGTCATCATGATAATCATGGCATGTGAAAGTGACTGATTTGAAAGTGATCCGGCTTTGAAGAGCAGAAGGCTCGGAAAGGCAGCCAGCAGCTCACCTGGGAGTCGAGGAACTTCTGGGCCAGCTCAGCGTCCTCCAGACCACAGTTCCCTGAGAAGTAGGTGGTGATGCCCTGTGGATGCACGACAGGAAAGGTTACACAATGTCCAGCACCATGTCAGTCATTTCTACAAGTCCCCTTCTACATGTAGAGCACTTCTTGGGCCCctcgggcctaaaaaaaaaaaaagtttggttcctgttggttgtcagttgaggtcatgggtaggtagggaatttatttatttttttttatttatttttttccagcgggagcgaatgataggtaggttgttttcatttaaaacgagaaaattcgctcatccttgtatagaatgaagaggtgctgtaccaaaacgtaattatagtttgcatcaaatatttattttatttcattttttttttttaaggcctCTCCCGGGGCCCCACCTTGCTGCCCAGCCCCAGCTGTTTCTGTTTGTCCTCCAGGGAGAAGAGGGCGGAGGAGCAGCTGTCCCACAGGGCCTCCATCTCGCTGGGCTGCTCCGTGAACGACTGGCTGGCGAAAACCAGGGCTTTCAGCTTGTCCTGGGGGGGccgacacagaaacacactccaGATTAGCAGGTTTAGGACTTTAACCGTTGGTATCTGAACTCATCTCCTCAACGAAAGGACCTTCTCGTTTGAAAAACACAAGTTTTAGCACGGAGGTTCGTTTTCAAAGGAGAAGCACTCTCACCTTTGGTAGGTTCGGGATGAACTTGGTGTCTCCGAAAGATTTGTAGTTTCCCATGTTTGCATAAAGACCGGCTGCATATACCAGGAAGGCCTATTACAGACACATTAGAGAACACAGTTACTCTTCATGTTGGGAAACTTTGAGTGGACATAGACGCCGAGGGAAGGAGGTGGGATGGGGATATCCTGACATCGCCAGACCAATTTGTAAATGCATTAGTCTGAAACCTCTTGATTTCCAAGGGGCTTTATCAACGGTTGTTTGAACATTTTATTGAACAACAATTAACAGAGGtgttaaaaaacacaataaagcccAAAGGCTTGTTTCCATTGTGGTCCTTTAGATGGGAAGGGAGGAATAacacatggaataaaacatGGAGAACAAACACAGCACGTGGACTGCAACGTTGAGGAAAAAAggggaataaaataaataaaacaagggATCAGTTcccagacagacaagcagacacacagacagtacaATATTCCTAGTACTTCAGGGatcttttgattttgtttaaggTTGCAGACCAAAATACCTCTGGCTCAATCTGATAGGCCTACAACCAATTAGAGAAAAGATCAGCAGCTACCATCTTGTTTGTTTATGAAAATACTGCCACTTATAAGATACGGTTGTGTTTGGTCAGTTGGAAATCTGGCCAGATGCATATGccagagaaaataaaacatgagctcgcAGACTTGTTTGGTTTTCAGGATAGGATGAGGTTGGAGCGACCaggaaagggaggaagaggaagggagagtgtGTGAAGGAGAGTGATGATGCACCTGGTACTCCTCACTGGTAAGCCCAGCTGCCATGGCGACTGGCTCCAGTTCAGCAGCTGGTTGTTTACGGAAGATCTTTTGAAGCAGCACGAAGATGTTTGCAGACTCTGGGGAGGTCTGCAGCAGAACCGCCAGGCTACCATACCTACAGATACAGAGTTAGATATAGAGGTCAATGAAGAGCTACCATAAGCCGTACATCTCATTTAACTAGGGACAAAGTATGGAAAGTATTTTCTCCTACATACTATCAATGGGTTTTACTTTTACTCAGAAGTCTGGACTTGGGAACGTCGTTCATGAACAATTCAACGTAATGCTTGTTTTCACGTCGACGTACCAGGCTGCCCGGGAGAGGTAGTGGGAGTACATCTGTTCCCGCGGTGACAGCAGGCTGAACGCCTCTCTGCAGTCCAGCGCAGAGACACCGATGTCATTAGGGAGGTAATACTGGGAGTCCACCATGTTCAAACTGGAATTTAATACTGGCGAAGAAAACCTGCAAATAGAAAATATATTGGAAAGTATTTAACAACTCATAGACAAATGGTGAAGATTTAGAAGAAGGAGAAGTGCAGCTTAGGATTTAGAACAAGGAACAAGGTTAAACCGAAAGTGAAAGAATAACAGACAGATAGGAGACCAGCCTGGACCAGGCTTTGGGTAAGAAAGAATGCTCATTTGCATCCAATAAAAGTGCATAACTCGATCTGGGAGAAGTATTTGACCTGTGGTGATTATGTGCTGATCATTACAAAATAACTATTTGTGTATATGATTTGTCCTCATGACAACTTCACTATTGGTACACCGACCATCCATCAACTGAGAAGGAGAAGAGCTAGCTAGAATTAGGCTCAATAACAAATTAGCAATAAGATGCAGGCCAACGGCTCATTTCACCACGAGTAAAGTGAAGCATTTCAATTCGTTTCCGACCACACTGTTGTGTCCAGCCCCTTACTTTTATATTTTAAGTAAACGTTCAACTCAGCAATGCTAGCTCATGCCCAGTATCTGGGCTCCTAACGGGGAAAGCTCAGTCGATCGATGATATTCCTACAAAAAACAGCCTCTGTGTAAACGTGAACATATTCTGATATTAGCTTCCCGGGGTGCAGAAGTCATTATAAACAACATTTAAACAACATGCATTACTACCTGAATCACTCACACAGCCGTCACGTCAAAATGCAACCTCACGCTCTCTGTGTTCATTCAACGCACGACCCTcctttcgaccaatcacagagcgCCTCACAAGCTCGAGCAACAAGTCCAGTCACCCTCATACGCTCACCTTGGACCAACTTTCATGATCCTAAATgagttataatgattgatagtcatgtttaaccatacacaaaattttttcgggaaactcttcctctcatctgggcgctttcagcattctctgtcaacgctcggtttcgtccttctccgccccctcacccccctgctgccaacccaactccgttgtgattggttagcttccttgaagcgcgcgcgcgggcagatttgaccaggcatatgggggcgcggcatgagtgcctctacgtagatgatttcccggaaatgtgaacaagtgaatcgcaaacgttgtcccgagtgtttagcgctctgcacagccaccccatactgtcagcagggaacacgtcgaaatgcatgtacgtcattatttgacagtTTAGTAttgttaaacatgactatcaatcattataacaacgtttataggtcataaaagtcgaaaaagcataataggtcccctttaaataccacacttTAAATACCGTGCTAACGTTCAAAACGGGTGCACAAAATCAGTACCAACTGCAACAACTTTATTGTATGAGGTATAACTGATCAAAGAACGTACTGTCCTACCTTGGGTGTGCTGGCTGCGTCTCCTGAGAGCAGGATCAGGATGAGAGCTCCGTCCTCTACGGCGCTTTTTAAAGCTGATCTGGGTGGGCCACaccaaggaggggggggggtatatcaTTATTTGAAGTCACACCATTTCTAGGAAATGCTCTGCTTTCCTGCCACCCCTGGAGAGTAGATGAACAAGGCAAGTGCGCAAGAGCTGGAGTCGGTACCTAAACGCTACACTGTCGGATGTTCATGCGGAATTGTGCATTTCTCCACGGGCTCAATAAATTACATCTTCTTCTTATACCTCCTTATAATGTTAAATATGATATAACATGCAATGCACATGGATTAGCCTATAGACCTACCGACATGTTTATCTTTATATGTTTCCAATATGTATGCAGGCCTAAATATCGCtggataacacttgtttttactttatatttgtgttgtatttaattgtttaatcaaatttagcaagtaaactgagtgtttaaagcaggtcaaggacgaaatagcacaatacagataacggacaagtgcgaatgaacgagcttgaaggttcgcgaatgttcgtgaacctttcacgtcatttgacgcgatcgtccgttgccaggcaacggacgacgcgatcatctgttgccaggcaggtttggaatggattacgtatggatgacgcgcccggtacaaatttggcagccggtacaaatttggcatgacactgCCGTTATTCAACaggacacacaaaacacagcgcaccgcacacacaaccaacagacATGTAATTCTCAGTAACGGTGGCAgtaacactacactacacacaacaagtaaacactcaacaacacacaactaaaTTCTACCGAGCAcacaccccaaacccgttaaccccaacacataaaggaaataaaaccccttttccccaacTGGCATCTCGGATCCCCAGAATCCCCGGCGCGACCcccgtaggagtcgccacagtATGCAtcattatgccgcgtttccactgcagggtgcggtacggttcggttcggttTGCAAAGGtgtggtatagtggtggagaggaggagctaGTGGTGAGGCTGGAGGAGCTCGACCTTCACAGTAGTATTGTGTGGTTAAAGTATACATTGTAGCATTGTGAGGTCAGTATATTATGCAGTATTGTGTGGTTAAAGTATATATTATAGTATTGTGAGGTCAGAGTATGCAGTATTGTGAGGATAAAGTATGCATTGTAGTATTGTGAGGTCAGAGTGTATAATACAGTATTGTGAGGTTAAAGTATATATTGTAGTATTGTGAGGTCAGAGTGTATAATGCAGTATTGTGAGGTCAGAGTATATAATGCAGTATTGTGAGGTTAAAGTATATATTGTAGTATTGTGAGGTCAGTATATTATGCAGTATTGTGAGGTTAAAGTATATATTGTAGTATTGTGAGGTCAGAGTATATAATGCAGTATTGTGAGGTTAGTATTGTGAGGTCAGAGTATATCATGCAGTATTGTAAGGGTAAAGTATATATTGTAGTATTGTGAGGTCAGAGTGTATAATGCAGTATTGTGAGGTTAAAGTATCGTGAGGTCAGAGTATATAATGCAGTATTGTGAGGTTAAAGTATATATTGTAGTATTGTGAGGTCAGAGTATATAATGCAGTATTGTGAGGTTAGTATTGTGAGGTCAGAGTGTATAATGCAGTATTGTGAGGTTATCTGCTCATAGCAACCATCTCCATGGTTACTGCAGCAACAGGCAGCCACGGCTCCAGTCCGGTCGGAGAATCCATGCCTTGTTTTGGAGTCGAGCAGTGAACCCGTAGATAAAGACGGGAGCATCGAgtacagaaatattttattaaacCGAAAGTGATACAGTATAAATGCTGCTATTGGGAGTTTCCACAAAGTAAACAAAGCGCAACGTTGTCGTACAGTCTCAAACGAAACCAACTAAACAGGGGAGACGGAGTGTCCTCCCAGAGGTCCTCAGGTAAGAAGCCCCCTAGGTGTCCTCCCAGAGGTCCTCAGGTGAAGAACGTGCGGGCCGCCCTCTGGGTGTCCTCCCAGAGGTCCTCAGGTGAGGAACCCCATGGGTGTCCTCCCAGAGGTCCTCAGGTAAGAAACCTCCTAGGCGTCCTCCCAGAGGTCCTCAGATAAGAAAACCCCTGGGCGTCCTCCCAGAGGTCCTCAAGTAAGAAACCCCTAGGCGTCCTCCCAGAGGTCCTCAGATAAGAAACCCCCTGGGTGTCCTCCCAGAGGTCCTCAGATAAGAAACCCCCTGGGTGTCCTCCCAGAGGTCCTCAGATAAGAAACCCCCTGGGTGTCCTCCCAGAAGTCCTCAGGCGAGGAAGGCCCGGGCCGCCCTCTGGGTGTCCTCCCAGAGGTCCTCAGGTGAGGAACCCCATGGGTGTCCTCCCAGAAGTCCTCAGGCGAGGAAGGCCCGGGCCGCCCTCTGGGTGTCCTCTCAGAGGTCCTCAGGTGAGGAACCCCCTGGGTGTCCTCCCAGAGGTCCTCAGACGAGGAAGGCCCGGGCGGCCCTCTGGGTGTCGGGACTGCTGGCGTAGCGGCGCAGCAGGTCCCTGGCGGTCGTCTGCAGGGCCTCCGTCACCAGGGTGGAGCCCCGGGCCAGGTGGAGCACCACCAGGCTGCACTCCACCACGTCGGGGTGGCTGTACGTctggggggacagagggggcgCCGATCAGCACCGTCCTACGAGGGGAGAGGCTAGGGCGACGCTAGGTCACGTTGAACtacaattacaaaaaaagcCTTTTGCTAATTTTATTTTCCTGTTAATGTATTATATGTTTTAACaacccctttttatttttttctctctcttaaactcagtagcactttgagatttctgAATGTTAAGggctattattataattattattattatttagcagacacttttatccaaagcgactctacaaattaaacatattaaattaaatatattctctacaaattaaatatattattattattatttagcagacgcttttatccagagcgacctACATCGGTTAataaacacattgacacaccgacggcagagtctaccatgcaaggcgacagccagctcgtcaggagcagttggggttaagtgtcttgctcagggactcatcaacactcagctaggaggggctggggatcgaactagcaacctttcggttacaaggcaactgctctacctcctgagctaagccgagctaagccgacccccaGTTGTACTGCAGTATCTTAGTTTGTAATGAATCGAGCTAGTTAAAGTTGGTGGTTTGTGACGAGTTGAGCTAGTAACAGgatgatatacagtatatcgtTGGTAAAGTC from the Gadus macrocephalus chromosome 7, ASM3116895v1 genome contains:
- the LOC132462068 gene encoding dipeptidyl peptidase 3-like isoform X2 translates to MVDSQYYLPNDIGVSALDCREAFSLLSPREQMYSHYLSRAAWYGSLAVLLQTSPESANIFVLLQKIFRKQPAAELEPVAMAAGLTSEEYQAFLVYAAGLYANMGNYKSFGDTKFIPNLPKSFTEQPSEMEALWDSCSSALFSLEDKQKQLGLGSKGITTYFSGNCGLEDAELAQKFLDSQNLSAYNTRLFKTEKGGKMSYEVRLASAVTSDCAVDGEGETRCGSFSFEDKEFTVKRGDYAQIMERVSHYLEKAQAHAASENQEKMLEGYRRSFTFGSIDAHKEGSRFWIKDKGPTVESYIGFIESYRDPYGSRGEFEGFVAVVNKAMSERFAELVSSAEVLLPELPWPRDFEKDTFLKPDFTSLDVLTFASSGVPAGINIPNYDDIRQSEGFKNVSLGNVLAVAYATQKEKLTFLEEDDKDAYVKWMLPSFEMQVGLHELLGHGSGKLFVQDDQGKFNFDQNTLINPVTGEKVTSWYRGNETWDSRFSTIASSYEECRAECVGLYLCLNKLALSIFGHEGQDAEDVVYINWLYMVRAGLLGLEFYTPESSSWRQAHMQASFVILRVLLEAGEGLVRLEEVAGADGRPDARIALDRTKIRTVGKSAIQRFLCKLQVLKATADVAGGRALYAGYSAVTDSGPHDFLRLRDTVLLRKEDRKMLVQANTRVQGEAVELVEYEGSAVGLIHSFTERFQEDAEQLEADLLELSQRDSPCWCH
- the LOC132462068 gene encoding dipeptidyl peptidase 3-like isoform X3, with protein sequence MTSVSLRWTAERRSACCHRGNRCTPTTSPGQPGMVAWRFCCRPPQSLQTSSCCFKRSSVNNQLLNWSQSPWQLGLPVRSTRPSWYMQPVFMQTWETTNLSETPSSSRTYQSQSFTEQPSEMEALWDSCSSALFSLEDKQKQLGLGSKGITTYFSGNCGLEDAELAQKFLDSQNLSAYNTRLFKTEKGGKMSYEVRLASAVTSDCAVDGEGETRCGSFSFEDKEFTVKRGDYAQIMERVSHYLEKAQAHAASENQEKMLEGYRRSFTFGSIDAHKEGSRFWIKDKGPTVESYIGFIESYRDPYGSRGEFEGFVAVVNKAMSERFAELVSSAEVLLPELPWPRDFEKDTFLKPDFTSLDVLTFASSGVPAGINIPNYDDIRQSEGFKNVSLGNVLAVAYATQKEKLTFLEEDDKDAYVKWMLPSFEMQVGLHELLGHGSGKLFVQDDQGKFNFDQNTLINPVTGEKVTSWYRGNETWDSRFSTIASSYEECRAECVGLYLCLNKLALSIFGHEGQDAEDVVYINWLYMVRAGLLGLEFYTPESSSWRQAHMQASFVILRVLLEAGEGLVRLEEVAGADGRPDARIALDRTKIRTVGKSAIQRFLCKLQVLKATADVAGGRALYAGYSAVTDSGPHDFLRLRDTVLLRKEDRKMLVQANTRVQGEAVELVEYEGSAVGLIHSFTERFQEDAEQLEADLLELSQRDSPCWCH
- the LOC132462068 gene encoding dipeptidyl peptidase 3-like isoform X1, with the translated sequence MVDSQYYLPNDIGVSALDCREAFSLLSPREQMYSHYLSRAAWYGSLAVLLQTSPESANIFVLLQKIFRKQPAAELEPVAMAAGLTSEEYQAFLVYAAGLYANMGNYKSFGDTKFIPNLPKDKLKALVFASQSFTEQPSEMEALWDSCSSALFSLEDKQKQLGLGSKGITTYFSGNCGLEDAELAQKFLDSQNLSAYNTRLFKTEKGGKMSYEVRLASAVTSDCAVDGEGETRCGSFSFEDKEFTVKRGDYAQIMERVSHYLEKAQAHAASENQEKMLEGYRRSFTFGSIDAHKEGSRFWIKDKGPTVESYIGFIESYRDPYGSRGEFEGFVAVVNKAMSERFAELVSSAEVLLPELPWPRDFEKDTFLKPDFTSLDVLTFASSGVPAGINIPNYDDIRQSEGFKNVSLGNVLAVAYATQKEKLTFLEEDDKDAYVKWMLPSFEMQVGLHELLGHGSGKLFVQDDQGKFNFDQNTLINPVTGEKVTSWYRGNETWDSRFSTIASSYEECRAECVGLYLCLNKLALSIFGHEGQDAEDVVYINWLYMVRAGLLGLEFYTPESSSWRQAHMQASFVILRVLLEAGEGLVRLEEVAGADGRPDARIALDRTKIRTVGKSAIQRFLCKLQVLKATADVAGGRALYAGYSAVTDSGPHDFLRLRDTVLLRKEDRKMLVQANTRVQGEAVELVEYEGSAVGLIHSFTERFQEDAEQLEADLLELSQRDSPCWCH